GGTTCGACCAGATCTTCAGTCGCCAGGTCGCCGCTTTGGCTAATCCCGGAGATCTGGTCGTCGGCATTTCGACCAGCGGCAATTCACCCAACGTGCTTGAAGCGCTGAAGATCGCAGCGGCGGGCGGAGTAACGACCTTGGGGCTGGTCGGGCGCGATGGCGGCAAGATCGCGGCGGTATGTGATCACGTCCTGTGTATTCCGGCCCTCTATACCCCCGCCATTCAGGAGGCACATATCGCGATTATCCACATCCTTTGTGACCTGATCGAAAAAAAGATGTTCGGTACGGGGGCGTGAAATAGATGAAAAAAAAGTATCAGCCACTCGATTTCTCTGCCGTCAGCACCTACTCCCTCGCAAGCCGCGACAACAAGGTCAACATCGCCGACCATTTTGCTGGTGAGATCAGGGCCGGCCTCTCCCTGCGCGAATTTGCCACGCGTCTGCCGCGCCTGCTCGGGGCGGAGAGTCTGCAGGCGGTCGCGGAATTGGTTGTCGCGGCGCGCCAAAAACGGAAACCGGTGATCCTTGCGATCGGCGGGCATGTCATCAAGTGTGGTCTGCAACCGGTGCTTAAAGGGCTGATCGAGGCCGGTGCGATTTCGGCGGTGGCGATGAACGGTTCGGCCGCCATCCATGACTTTGAGGTCTCGCTGATCGGCGCCACCTCGGAGGATGTCGGCGCGGTGCTGCACGCCGGTGATTTCGGCTTTTCTGCCGAGACCGGGCAGGGGATGAACAGGGCTCTGGCCGCCGCGCGTGAATCGGGAGCTGGTTTCGGGCAGGCGATCGGCGCGCATATCCTTGCTGCCAACCATCCGCACGCCGACTACAGTCTGCTTGCCTGTTGTGTCAAACATGGGATTCCGGCCACGGTTCACGTCGCGCTCGGCACTGATATCATTCATCAACATCCCGAGGCCGACGGGGCGGTGACCGGCGAGATGAGTTATCGGGATTTCAAATTACTGGCGGCTGTCGTCGCCGAACTCGGTGACGGCGGGCTCTGGCTCAACGTCGGTTCGGCCGTGCTGCTCCCCGAGGTCTTCTTGAAGGCGCTCTCGGTTGCCCAGAACCTTGGTCATCAGGTCAGTAACTTCTCGACGGCCAATTTCGATATGATCCAGCACTACCGTCCGCTGCAGAATGTGATCAAGCGCCCGACCTCGGGCGGCGGCAAGGGTTATACCATTACCGGCCATCATGAAATCAATATACCGCTGTTGGCCGCCCTGATTCACGAGGGGCTGGCTGAAGCTGGACTGCAGGGAGAAGAGGTATGACCGGCAATGAAATCAAGGAATTCTTCTTAAGGGCGAAGCAGCTCAAGGCGTTGGTGGTCGGCGACCTGATGCTCGATGAATATCTGTGGGGCAAGGCTGAACGGATCTCGCCCGAGGCACCGGTCGCGGTGGTTGATATTACGCGGCAGGATATGCGATTGGGGGGCGCGGGGAATGTTATTAACAACCTGTTATCACTCGGTTGTGAGGTTCGGGTTGCCAGTGTCATCGGTGATGATGAGGATGGGCGCACGATCCTTACGCGCCTTGAACTTCGTGGTGTCGAGGCCGATGGCGTGGTGCTCTCGGCCCTGCGCAAGACCAGTCGTAAAACCCGGGTTTTGGCCAGCAACCAGCAGATGCTGCGCATCGATCGGGAAAGCCGGGAAGAGATCGACCTGGCCTCCTCACAGCAGCTGCTGACCTACGTGCATCAGCAGCTGCCTCAGGTCCAGGTCGTCCTTCTGTCAGATTATTTAAAAGGGGTGCTAACCGACAGCCTGACCAGAGAGCTGATCGCACTCTGCCGCTCAGCCAAGGTCCCGGTATTGGTCGATCCTAAAGGGAAGGATTACACCAAGTATCAGGGCGCAACCCTGTTGACACCCAACCGCAAGGAAGCCGCCGAGGCCAGCGGCGTCGCGATCAGTTCGGGTGACGATGTCAGCCGTGCCGGCTGGAAGCTGCTGCAGGAGCTGAGTCTGGATGCCTTGATCCTGACCCGCAGCGAAGAAGGAATGAGCCTGTTTATGGCGGGCAGGGATGAAATTCAACTCCCCACCCTGGCGCGTGAGGTGTTTGATGTCTCCGGTGCCGGTGACACGGTGCTGGCCACCATCGGCTTCGGTCTGGCCGGCGGGCTGGGCCTTCCTGATGCGGCGCGACTGGCCAATCTGGCAGCCGGGGTGGTGGTCGGCAAGGTCGGCACTTCCACGGTTACTCCCGATGAAATCCTGCGCTCGATTCGTGTTGATGTCGACCGCACCGACGCCAAGATTCGCACCAGCAATGAGCTGCAGCAGATTCTGCTTGAAGAGAAGAACCATGGTCGCAGTATAGTCTTTACCAACGGCTGTTTTGACCTGCTGCACGTCGGGCATGTCAAGTATCTGCAAAAGGCCCGCGCCCTTGGTGACCGGCTGGTGTTGGGGCTGAATTCCGACGCGTCGATCAGGCGACTCAAAGGGGAGAAGCGGCCGTTGATCGGCGAAGAAGAGCGCGGCCACATTCTCGCCGCCCTCGACTGCATCGACTATGTTTGCGTGTTTGACGAAGATACCCCGCTCGAGTTGATCGACCTTCTGCGCCCTGACATCCTGGTTAAGGGCGGAGACTATCTGGCTGCTGAAGTGGTCGGCAAGGAGATCGTCGAAAGTTATGGTGGCCGGGTCGAGCTGATCAGCTTCGTTGATGGCAAGTCGACCACCAATATTATCGAAAAAATACTTTCTCAATATCGTGAGGAATGAAGTGACCCCTCACTCCTCCCTCCTCAGTCCTCACCGGAACACCGCGCGTCGCGCGGTGTTCCTTGACCGTGACGGAACCATTAATGTCGAGAAGGATTATCTTTACCGGGTAGAGGATTTCGAATTTATCCCCGGCGTTCCCCTGGCGCTGAAGAAACTTCAGGATGCCGGTTTTCTGCTGGTGGTTGTCACGAATCAGTCTGGCATTGCGCGCGGTTATTACACCCTGGAAGATGTCGATGTTTTGCATCGCCATATGTGTAAAGAACTTCAGGGCTTCGGGGTTGAGATCGCCGGGATTTATATCTGTCCCCATCATCCGTCTGTGGGGCCTCCAGATCAACAGGACTGTCTCTGTCGCAAGGGGCGACCTGGTCTGTTGATTCGGGCCGCCAGCGAACTCGATATCGACCTCTCCCGTTCATTTATGGTGGGGGATAAAATGTCGGATTTTGAGGCGGGCGTCAACGCTGGATGCACTTCCTGTCTGGTGGCTTCCGGGCACAGAATTTTACCTCAGGGCGAGGCCAATATATTTGCTGATCTACCCGCAGTCGTTGAAGCTATTCTGCTTGGTCAAGCAACCCTTTGAGATAAAAAAATACTTCAAAAACTGCACATGGCGTGCTAGGGTGCGGCGTTCTCCAGAATATGGGGGAGGGGGAAGGCGATAACGGTTTTGCTAGCCGTTAATGCTCCATAATGGGGCCATATACAGGAGGGGTTAAATGAAAATTTCCGTTTTAAAGTTGTCTTGTGTTTGTCTGTTACTCATGTTCTGTATGTCATCAACCTTGGTCTTTGCCGCGCAAAAGGTGAATATCAATAAGGCGACAGCGGTCGAACTCGTTACCCTGAAAGGGGTTGGCGAGAAGACTGCGCTCAGTATTATTGAATATCGGGAAACCCACGGTCTCTTCAAATCGATCGAAGACATCGTAAATGTTAAAGGTGTTGGTCAGAAATCTTTCGCCAAACTGGCAGAACTGATCACAGTTACCGACGAAGCACCTAAACAGTAAATCCTGCAAAACCGTTTATCGCACTGGTTGGGGGAGGTCATTTTCTCCCCCAACTTTTTATTGGGGGTAGTAGATGAAAATTGTTAAAACGGACGCCGCAGGTTTTATCGATTTTTGTCTGACCCGATATTTTTCTGATTTTCAAAGCTCATCCGTCGCCATTGATAACCTGCATGATTATTTTAAACTTCCCTTCATTTCGGTCCCACTTCCACGGTTAATGTTTCGGTCAAACTTCCATTCCCCACAAACTGGTGTTGCCAGGGATTACCGGTCTGATGGGGGGTATTCTTTTGGCATTTTTTGTTGAGTTTGTAAGTAATGCGCGGTGACGGATGAATTTGGTAAACAAATAGATTCTATATCTGAGTCCTTAAAATCTTTGAACCGCCCATTTATTAGGAAGGGAACGTCGAGTTTATGAAACTTCTCATCACTGGCGGTGCCGGCTTCATTGGTTCTGCGGTTGTTCGCCATATTATCCATAACACCTCTGATGCTGTGGTGAATGTTGACAAGTTGACCTACGCCGGAAATCTTGATTCCCTGTCCGAAGTCGCAATCAACGATCGTTACGCTTTTGAGCAGGTTGATATCTGCGATCGAATCGCCCTTGATCGGGTTTTCGCCCAGCATCGGCCCGATGCGGTTATGCACCTGGCGGCGGAAAGTCACGTAGATCGTTCTATCGACGGACCGGGCGAGTTTATCCAGACCAATGTGGTTGGCACCTATACCCTGTTGGAAGCCACACGTGCCTACTGGAGCGGTTTGGCCCCGGCGGAGAGAGAGAGGTTTCGTTTTCACCATATCAGCACAGATGAAGTCTATGGTGATCTGCATGGCACAGATGATCTCTTTAC
Above is a genomic segment from Geopsychrobacter electrodiphilus DSM 16401 containing:
- a CDS encoding D-sedoheptulose-7-phosphate isomerase — its product is MKQQILNHLAEHQKAFDHLRSHMVGQIEAVADLMVGQLSKGHKILVMGNGGSAADAQHFAAELIGRFLAERRALPAIALTTDSSILTAVGNDYGFDQIFSRQVAALANPGDLVVGISTSGNSPNVLEALKIAAAGGVTTLGLVGRDGGKIAAVCDHVLCIPALYTPAIQEAHIAIIHILCDLIEKKMFGTGA
- a CDS encoding ComEA family DNA-binding protein gives rise to the protein MKISVLKLSCVCLLLMFCMSSTLVFAAQKVNINKATAVELVTLKGVGEKTALSIIEYRETHGLFKSIEDIVNVKGVGQKSFAKLAELITVTDEAPKQ
- the gmhB gene encoding D-glycero-beta-D-manno-heptose 1,7-bisphosphate 7-phosphatase; translated protein: MTPHSSLLSPHRNTARRAVFLDRDGTINVEKDYLYRVEDFEFIPGVPLALKKLQDAGFLLVVVTNQSGIARGYYTLEDVDVLHRHMCKELQGFGVEIAGIYICPHHPSVGPPDQQDCLCRKGRPGLLIRAASELDIDLSRSFMVGDKMSDFEAGVNAGCTSCLVASGHRILPQGEANIFADLPAVVEAILLGQATL
- the hldE gene encoding bifunctional D-glycero-beta-D-manno-heptose-7-phosphate kinase/D-glycero-beta-D-manno-heptose 1-phosphate adenylyltransferase HldE, with amino-acid sequence MTGNEIKEFFLRAKQLKALVVGDLMLDEYLWGKAERISPEAPVAVVDITRQDMRLGGAGNVINNLLSLGCEVRVASVIGDDEDGRTILTRLELRGVEADGVVLSALRKTSRKTRVLASNQQMLRIDRESREEIDLASSQQLLTYVHQQLPQVQVVLLSDYLKGVLTDSLTRELIALCRSAKVPVLVDPKGKDYTKYQGATLLTPNRKEAAEASGVAISSGDDVSRAGWKLLQELSLDALILTRSEEGMSLFMAGRDEIQLPTLAREVFDVSGAGDTVLATIGFGLAGGLGLPDAARLANLAAGVVVGKVGTSTVTPDEILRSIRVDVDRTDAKIRTSNELQQILLEEKNHGRSIVFTNGCFDLLHVGHVKYLQKARALGDRLVLGLNSDASIRRLKGEKRPLIGEEERGHILAALDCIDYVCVFDEDTPLELIDLLRPDILVKGGDYLAAEVVGKEIVESYGGRVELISFVDGKSTTNIIEKILSQYREE